The Macrobrachium nipponense isolate FS-2020 chromosome 13, ASM1510439v2, whole genome shotgun sequence genome has a window encoding:
- the LOC135225277 gene encoding histidine-rich glycoprotein-like: MTGAAWIKAALLAVALATATGNLKGEPEDLDVAGVSVFQDLAEIDLLPEESQQVSAVATADLQTAATGYGKGGHKAHKGHKGYKGSHHEKKGYKGHKGHKAEKGHKGHHYGDHGKAHKKGYHDKGGKKYKGHHHKAKYHGDEHKGKKGKKGHKYGDKGHHKKGHKHKGHKDVYHKEEYHHHKKFYDDGDKKKYHSKYDDFDKYFKAHKGKDHKGEHYKGGKHHDKHGKKGHHEKGKYHDDHKGHKGDYGKKGHYGHKSSYDKKGGHKGDYGHHEHKGHDDHGYGHDDHGHGYGHDDHHGGYGHDDHGHGYGHDDHGHGYGHDDHHGGYGHDDHGHGHDDHHGGYGHDDHHGHDDHHGHGYGHDDHGHGYGHDDHGHGYGHDDHHGGYGHDDHHGHGYGHDDHHGHGYGHDDHHGGYGHDDHHGYHSNPKPVTVATYNAKKQDPVPVYVPASKSSAGYATYY; this comes from the exons ATAAAAGCCGCCCTTTTGGCGGTGGCACTGGCGACAGCAACGGGGAATCTAAAAGGGGAGCCGGAGGACCTTGACGTCGCAGGAGTCAGCGTCTTCCAGGACCTTGCAGAAATCGACCTCCTGCCGGAAGAGAGTCAGCAAGTTTCCGCTGTCGCCACAGCTGATCTCCAAACTGCAGCTACAG GATACGGGAAGGGGGGCCACAAGGCGCACAAGGGCCACAAGGGCTACAAAGGCAGCCATCACGAAAAGAAAGGCTACAAAGGGCACAAGGGCCACAAGGCTGAGAAGGGTCACAAAGGGCATCACTACGGCGATCATGGAAAAGCTCACAAGAAG GGATACCATGACAAGGGAGGTAAGAAATACAAGGGGCATCACCACAAGGCCAAGTACCATGGAGACGAGCACAAGGGCAAGAAGGGCAAGAAAGGCCATAAATACGGCGATAAAGGTCACCACAAGAAAGGTCATAAGCATAAG GGCCACAAAGACGTGTATCATAAGGAGGAGTATCACCACCACAAGAAATTCTACGATGACGGCGACAAGAAGAAATATCATAGTAAATATGATGACTTCGACAAAtacttcaaggcccacaaaggaAAAGACCATAAAGGAGAACATTACAAG GGAGGAAAGCACCACGACAAGCACGGCAAAAAGGGTCACCACGAGAAGGGCAAGTACCACGATGACCACAAAGGCCACAAAGGTGACTACGGCAAAAAGGGCCACTACGGTCATAAGAGCTCCTACGACAAGAAGGGGGGACACAAAGGCGACTACGGGCATCACGAACACAAAGGCCACGACGATCATGGGTATGGTCACGATGACCACGGCCACGGATACGGACATGACGACCACCATGGAGGTTATGGCCACGATGACCATGGGCATGGTTACGGCCACGATGACCACGGGCATGGTTATGGGCATGACGATCACCATGGAGGGTATGGACACGATGACCATGGACATGGCCACGACGATCACCATGGGGGGTACGGCCACGACGATCACCACGGTCATGATGATCACCATGGCCATGGGTATGGGCATGATGATCACGGGCACGGCTATGGCCATGACGATCATGGGCACGGGTACGGCCACGACGATCACCATGGAGGCTATGGCCACGACGATCATCATGGACATGGCTATGGCCATGATGATCATCATGGTCACGGGTATGGGCACGACGACCACCACGGAG GGTATGGGCATGACGATCACCACGGGTACCACTCGAACCCCAAACCTGTGACCGTGGCAACGTACAATGCCAAGAAGCAGGATCCTGTGCCTGTTTACGTCCCTGCCTCAAAATCTTCTGCTGGATATGCGACATACTATTAA